In Pseudoxanthomonas indica, the following are encoded in one genomic region:
- a CDS encoding citrate synthase has translation MSDLDQVTLTAGDKSVNLPVLKPTLGNECVDISRLTKETGLFTYDSGFTATASCKSAITYIDGDNGVLLYRGYPIEQLAKQSSFLEVAYLLMNGELPTKDEFEKFDHEVTHHTMMHESLKNFLHGFHYDAHPMAMLAGTVASLSAFYHDTLDLEDPEQRRLAAIRLLAKMPTLAAAAYRYSIGWPIRYPRNNLDYVNRFLHMMFEVPSEPLEMNPVVAKALDLLFILHADHEQNASTSTVRLVGSTGANPYASVAAGITALWGPAHGGANEAVLKMLEEIGTPDKVATAVAKAKDKESGFRLMGFGHRVYKNFDPRAKIIREMTHKVLGELGVDDPLLEVAMKLEEAALKDDYFIQRKLYPNVDFYSGIIYKALKIPTEMFTVMFAIGRTAGWTAHWLEQQIDPEAKIGRPRQIYTGYPVRDYKGFDQR, from the coding sequence GTGTCCGATCTCGACCAGGTCACGCTGACCGCAGGCGACAAGTCCGTCAATCTGCCGGTCCTCAAACCCACGCTTGGCAACGAATGCGTTGATATTTCCAGGCTGACCAAGGAAACCGGTCTCTTTACCTACGACTCCGGCTTCACCGCTACCGCCAGCTGCAAGTCGGCCATCACCTATATCGATGGCGACAACGGCGTGCTGCTGTACCGTGGCTACCCGATCGAGCAACTCGCCAAGCAGTCCAGCTTCCTGGAAGTGGCGTACCTGCTGATGAATGGCGAACTGCCTACCAAGGACGAATTCGAGAAGTTCGACCACGAGGTCACGCATCACACGATGATGCATGAGTCGCTGAAGAACTTCCTGCACGGCTTCCATTACGACGCCCACCCGATGGCCATGCTGGCCGGCACAGTGGCTTCGCTGTCGGCGTTCTACCACGACACCCTGGATCTGGAAGACCCGGAACAGCGCCGCCTGGCCGCCATCCGCCTGCTGGCCAAGATGCCGACCCTGGCCGCTGCCGCCTATCGTTATTCGATTGGCTGGCCGATCCGCTATCCGCGCAACAACCTGGACTACGTCAATCGCTTCCTGCACATGATGTTCGAAGTGCCGAGCGAACCGCTGGAGATGAATCCGGTGGTGGCCAAGGCGCTGGACCTGTTGTTCATCCTGCACGCCGATCACGAGCAGAACGCGTCGACCTCGACGGTGCGCCTGGTCGGTTCGACCGGCGCCAATCCGTATGCCTCGGTCGCTGCCGGCATCACCGCGCTGTGGGGCCCCGCTCATGGCGGCGCCAACGAAGCCGTGCTGAAGATGCTGGAAGAAATCGGCACCCCGGACAAGGTCGCCACCGCCGTGGCCAAGGCCAAGGACAAGGAATCGGGCTTCCGCCTGATGGGATTCGGCCACCGCGTCTACAAGAACTTCGATCCGCGCGCCAAGATCATCCGCGAGATGACCCATAAGGTGCTGGGCGAACTGGGCGTGGACGATCCGCTGCTGGAAGTGGCGATGAAGCTGGAAGAAGCCGCGTTGAAGGACGACTACTTCATCCAGCGCAAGCTCTATCCGAACGTCGATTTCTACAGCGGCATCATCTACAAGGCGCTGAAGATTCCGACCGAAATGTTCACCGTGATGTTCGCCATCGGCCGCACCGCCGGCTGGACGGCGCATTGGCTGGAACAGCAGATCGACCCGGAAGCCAAGATTGGTCGCCCGCGCCAGATCTACACCGGCTACCCGGTGCGCGACTACAAGGGTTTTGACCAGCGTTGA
- a CDS encoding type B 50S ribosomal protein L31 produces MKADIHPQYRDVVFHDVTSDFKILTRSTLASKETTKWEDGNEYPLIKVEISSASHPFYTGKHKVIDTSGRIDKFQKRYAR; encoded by the coding sequence ATGAAGGCCGACATCCATCCTCAGTACCGCGACGTCGTCTTCCATGACGTGACCTCCGATTTCAAGATCCTGACCCGCTCGACGCTGGCCAGCAAGGAAACCACGAAGTGGGAAGACGGTAACGAATACCCGCTGATCAAGGTCGAAATCTCTTCGGCCTCGCACCCGTTCTACACGGGCAAGCACAAGGTCATCGACACCAGCGGCCGCATCGACAAGTTCCAGAAGCGCTACGCGCGCTAA
- a CDS encoding nucleoside hydrolase, with product MTDRIPLLIDTDPGVDDALALLMAFNDPRHDIVGLTIAAGNVGLSHTVRNALKLCEVCGRDDIPVFAGTPEPLLHPAPDAGYVHGQDGFGDIGYPPPQRQAEAEHAALAILRLSHEHAGKLLLVALGPLTNVALALKLDPTLPQRVARLVVMGGAVTGHGNITPSAEFNFYFDPEAAHLVFEAFERIDLADWEATLAHGLLHERVAGWLAADSDRARFYADISEKTRLWSIDRRGDHWYAADAVAMAFALEPAGAVELAERPVAIELQGRHSRGASVVDWRREGGRPDRANILLQYDQARFEGLIQAALAAK from the coding sequence ATGACTGATCGCATCCCCCTCTTGATCGACACCGACCCCGGCGTCGACGATGCACTGGCCTTGCTGATGGCCTTCAACGATCCGCGCCACGACATCGTCGGCCTGACGATTGCGGCCGGCAACGTCGGCCTGTCCCACACCGTGCGCAACGCGCTCAAACTCTGTGAAGTGTGCGGACGCGATGACATCCCGGTGTTTGCCGGTACCCCCGAGCCGCTGCTGCATCCGGCGCCGGATGCGGGTTACGTGCATGGACAGGACGGTTTTGGCGACATCGGCTACCCGCCGCCGCAGCGACAAGCCGAGGCCGAGCATGCTGCGCTGGCGATCCTGCGCCTGTCGCACGAGCACGCCGGCAAACTGCTGCTGGTCGCGCTGGGCCCGCTGACCAATGTTGCGCTGGCCCTGAAGCTGGACCCGACCCTTCCGCAGCGCGTGGCCCGGCTGGTGGTGATGGGCGGCGCGGTGACCGGGCACGGCAACATCACGCCATCGGCCGAGTTCAATTTCTACTTCGACCCGGAAGCCGCGCATCTGGTGTTCGAGGCGTTCGAACGCATCGACCTGGCGGACTGGGAAGCAACGCTGGCCCACGGCCTGTTGCATGAGCGCGTGGCCGGCTGGCTGGCGGCGGATTCGGACCGGGCCCGCTTCTACGCGGACATCTCCGAGAAGACCCGGCTGTGGTCCATCGACCGCCGCGGCGACCATTGGTATGCGGCGGACGCGGTCGCCATGGCCTTCGCGCTGGAGCCGGCCGGGGCGGTCGAGCTGGCCGAACGGCCGGTGGCCATCGAGCTGCAGGGCCGGCACAGCCGGGGCGCCAGCGTGGTGGATTGGCGGCGGGAGGGGGGCCGGCCGGACCGGGCCAACATCCTGCTCCAGTACGATCAGGCCCGCTTCGAAGGCCTGATCCAGGCCGCGCTGGCGGCAAAGTGA
- the recG gene encoding ATP-dependent DNA helicase RecG, whose protein sequence is MSHPSTRAEEAARQPITSLKGVGERVAEKLAARGLLSLQDLWLHLPLRYEDRTALTPIRLLQPGVPAQVEGRVEAVERGFRYRPMLRVAVGDDSHATVVLRFFHFRAAQVAQFAPGTRVRCYGTPKPGQRGLEIVHPSYRVLDEDDDAALGDALDPIYPAVDGVGPASLRKLISQALDRLPDDDSLELLPPELLRELALPSLREALLTMHRPPRDADLAALSQGQHPAQRRLALEELLAHHLSLRRQRIALQKHRAPALAGPGKLAKQLLASLPFRLTGAQQRVFEQVRADLRQPSPMLRLVQGDVGSGKTVVAALAAMLAVEKGKQAALAAPTELLAEQHLVNLRHWLEPLGIRVAWLAGKVTGKARAAVLEEVASGQAQVVVGTHALMQEAVTFRDLALAIVDEQHRFGVHQRLALRDKGAQGQAVPHQLVMTATPIPRTLAMAAYADLDVSAIDELPPGRTPVQTVAFSAERRPELIERIRAACAEGRQAYWVCTLIDDSDEVIAQAAQTTYEQLSAALPELRIALVHGRMKAAEKQAAMRAFKQGETQLLVATTVIEVGVDVPNASLMIIENAERLGLAQLHQLRGRVGRGATASSCVLMYQAPLSLMAKQRLATMRETNDGFVIAEKDLELRGPGELLGTRQTGLATFRVADLARDAHLLPHVRDLADRLLADAPALADRIIQRWVGGAARYASA, encoded by the coding sequence ATGTCGCATCCGAGTACCCGGGCCGAAGAGGCGGCCCGCCAGCCGATAACCTCGCTGAAAGGCGTCGGCGAGCGCGTGGCCGAAAAGCTGGCGGCGCGCGGGCTGCTCAGCCTGCAGGACCTGTGGCTGCACCTGCCACTGCGTTACGAGGATCGCACCGCGCTGACCCCGATCCGCCTGCTGCAGCCCGGGGTGCCCGCGCAGGTTGAAGGGCGGGTGGAAGCGGTCGAGCGCGGGTTTCGCTATCGCCCCATGTTGCGGGTGGCGGTGGGCGACGACTCCCATGCCACCGTGGTGCTGCGCTTCTTCCATTTCCGTGCGGCGCAGGTGGCGCAGTTCGCGCCGGGCACGCGCGTACGTTGCTACGGCACGCCCAAGCCGGGCCAGCGCGGCCTGGAAATCGTCCATCCCAGCTATCGCGTGCTGGACGAGGACGACGACGCGGCGCTGGGTGATGCGCTGGATCCGATTTATCCCGCTGTCGACGGTGTCGGCCCGGCCAGCCTGCGCAAGCTGATCAGCCAGGCGCTGGACCGCCTGCCCGACGATGACAGCCTGGAGCTGCTGCCGCCCGAACTGCTGCGCGAACTGGCCTTGCCTTCCCTGCGCGAAGCCCTGCTGACCATGCATCGCCCGCCGCGCGATGCCGACCTGGCCGCCTTGAGCCAGGGCCAGCACCCGGCCCAGCGCAGGCTGGCGCTGGAAGAATTGCTGGCCCATCACCTGAGTCTGCGCCGCCAGCGCATCGCCTTGCAGAAGCATCGCGCGCCTGCGCTCGCCGGCCCGGGCAAACTGGCCAAACAGTTGCTGGCGAGCCTGCCGTTCCGCCTGACCGGCGCGCAGCAGCGTGTGTTCGAGCAGGTTCGCGCCGACCTGCGCCAGCCTTCGCCCATGCTGCGGCTGGTGCAGGGCGACGTCGGCAGCGGCAAGACCGTGGTCGCCGCCCTGGCCGCCATGCTGGCGGTGGAGAAGGGCAAGCAGGCCGCGCTGGCCGCGCCGACCGAACTGCTGGCCGAGCAGCATCTGGTCAATCTGCGCCATTGGCTGGAACCGCTGGGCATCCGCGTGGCCTGGCTGGCCGGCAAGGTCACCGGCAAGGCGCGCGCGGCGGTGCTGGAGGAGGTGGCGTCCGGCCAGGCGCAGGTGGTGGTGGGCACGCATGCCTTGATGCAGGAGGCGGTGACATTCCGCGATCTGGCGCTGGCCATCGTCGATGAGCAGCACCGCTTTGGCGTCCATCAGCGCCTGGCGTTGCGCGACAAGGGCGCGCAGGGCCAGGCCGTGCCGCATCAGCTGGTGATGACCGCCACCCCGATTCCGCGCACGCTGGCCATGGCTGCCTATGCCGACCTGGACGTGTCGGCCATCGATGAGTTGCCACCCGGCCGCACACCGGTGCAGACCGTGGCCTTCAGCGCCGAACGTCGCCCGGAACTGATCGAGCGCATCCGCGCCGCCTGCGCCGAGGGCCGGCAGGCCTACTGGGTCTGCACGCTGATCGATGACAGCGACGAAGTCATCGCGCAGGCCGCGCAGACCACCTACGAACAACTGTCGGCGGCGCTGCCGGAACTGCGCATCGCCCTCGTGCACGGACGCATGAAGGCGGCGGAGAAGCAGGCCGCGATGCGCGCCTTCAAGCAGGGCGAAACCCAATTGCTGGTCGCCACCACGGTGATCGAAGTCGGCGTGGACGTACCCAACGCCTCGCTGATGATCATCGAAAACGCCGAGCGCCTGGGCCTGGCGCAGCTGCATCAGTTGCGCGGACGGGTGGGGCGCGGTGCGACGGCATCCAGTTGCGTGCTGATGTACCAAGCGCCGTTGTCGTTGATGGCCAAGCAGCGCTTGGCGACGATGCGCGAGACCAACGACGGTTTCGTCATCGCCGAAAAGGATCTGGAACTGCGCGGGCCGGGCGAACTGCTGGGCACGCGACAGACCGGCCTGGCGACCTTCCGCGTGGCCGATCTCGCCCGCGATGCGCATCTGCTGCCACACGTGCGCGATCTCGCAGATCGCCTGCTCGCCGACGCGCCGGCGCTGGCCGATCGCATCATCCAGCGTTGGGTGGGCGGCGCTGCGCGTTACGCTTCTGCTTAG
- a CDS encoding TonB-dependent receptor, which yields MKLNQRNLVIGLRRALLASMVLGASGAALAQTAPAAAPDEATTLDTIKVTAQSREQELKDVPIAISVINADLIDDVAATDIGDLDMFVPGLDVGSDSPTQPRYAIRGISTGDFGIGTDPAVGVYIDGVYSARTGGAMLAFNDIERIEVLKGPQGTLFGRNSAAGAVSIITNKPSNVAEGNARVRIGEDGRRYMSGLFNVPVGERNAFRFSALSNHSDGWMSDAASGQKLNPQDTWALKAAWRSELGESTTLNLSWDYEDIDQLARPAVGLVALDPYPATAPYPADGNTYLNPLKAPVYNDVRQNEESRTFNGLTLQIDHAFPWGSLQSTTAFRDFDTENREDEDGTNRINLYFDTANIESNRSYYQEFKFSGVSGSLDWVAGASWFKEDADQTSETNLFTDSIGTAMGNLPAYGGVNAFAMLDQILEGAGLPLRMQGHQWKESMVNHGKAEAYAAFGDVIWHASDRLNVTFGLRVTHDRKEFSWFNGPRDAQTLDATIAMLDAAGFWQMIGLDPAMFMQDFVFAFGELEGVKTKRKDSWTDVSPRFVIDYALNDNTMVFGSLAKGYKAGGFNSVQPLSEFDNEDVWNAEFGIKTVFPEQKLSLNASTYYYLYQDRQAISLDLNTAGSGVPRYITDTSDMEAWGVDVDLQWRPIQGLDLTLGAAFIDATYKNGDSNGRDLSGDPTGEPYLSATAGVGYTWLINDGGDVRFSLQHAYRGESRCNSDSGVQGDCNRYPAFSVGEAQHRTDVRVQWTAQSGHWGMGLYGNNVFDERYVVGINNISASVLGTPFATISAPREIGVELNAKF from the coding sequence ATGAAATTGAATCAACGGAATCTGGTGATCGGCCTGCGTCGGGCCTTGTTGGCAAGCATGGTGCTGGGCGCCAGCGGTGCGGCCTTGGCGCAGACGGCTCCGGCCGCCGCGCCGGACGAGGCCACCACGCTGGACACCATCAAGGTGACCGCGCAGAGCCGCGAGCAGGAACTGAAGGACGTGCCGATCGCGATCAGCGTGATCAATGCCGACCTGATCGACGACGTGGCCGCCACCGACATCGGCGACCTGGACATGTTCGTGCCCGGCCTGGACGTGGGCAGCGACAGCCCGACCCAGCCGCGCTATGCGATCCGCGGCATCTCCACCGGCGACTTCGGCATCGGCACCGACCCGGCGGTCGGCGTCTACATCGACGGCGTCTACTCGGCGCGTACCGGCGGCGCCATGCTCGCCTTCAACGACATCGAACGCATCGAAGTGCTGAAGGGCCCGCAAGGCACCCTGTTCGGTCGCAACAGCGCCGCCGGCGCCGTCTCGATCATCACCAACAAGCCCAGCAACGTCGCCGAAGGCAACGCGCGCGTGCGCATCGGCGAAGACGGCCGTCGCTACATGAGCGGTCTGTTCAACGTGCCGGTGGGCGAGCGCAACGCATTCCGCTTCAGCGCGCTGTCCAACCACAGCGATGGCTGGATGAGCGATGCGGCCAGTGGCCAGAAGCTCAACCCGCAGGACACCTGGGCGCTGAAGGCGGCCTGGCGTTCGGAGCTGGGCGAGTCCACTACGCTCAACCTGTCCTGGGATTACGAAGACATCGATCAGTTGGCGCGTCCGGCGGTGGGCCTGGTCGCACTGGATCCGTACCCGGCCACCGCGCCGTACCCGGCGGACGGCAACACCTACCTCAATCCGCTCAAGGCGCCGGTCTACAACGACGTCCGCCAGAACGAGGAATCGCGCACCTTCAACGGCCTGACCCTGCAGATCGATCACGCGTTCCCCTGGGGCAGCCTGCAGTCGACCACGGCGTTCCGCGATTTCGATACCGAGAACCGCGAGGACGAAGACGGCACCAACCGCATCAACCTGTATTTCGACACCGCCAACATCGAGAGCAACCGCAGCTATTACCAGGAGTTCAAGTTCTCCGGGGTCAGCGGCAGCCTGGATTGGGTGGCCGGCGCGTCGTGGTTCAAGGAGGACGCGGATCAGACCAGCGAGACCAACCTGTTCACCGACAGCATCGGCACGGCCATGGGCAACCTGCCGGCCTACGGCGGCGTCAACGCCTTCGCCATGCTCGACCAGATCCTGGAAGGCGCCGGCCTGCCGCTGCGCATGCAGGGCCACCAGTGGAAGGAGAGCATGGTCAACCACGGCAAGGCCGAGGCCTATGCGGCGTTTGGCGACGTGATCTGGCATGCCAGTGATCGCCTCAACGTGACCTTTGGTCTGCGCGTCACCCATGACCGCAAGGAATTCTCCTGGTTCAACGGTCCGCGCGATGCGCAGACTCTGGACGCCACCATCGCCATGCTCGACGCCGCCGGCTTCTGGCAGATGATCGGGCTGGACCCGGCGATGTTCATGCAGGACTTCGTGTTCGCCTTCGGTGAACTGGAAGGCGTCAAGACCAAGCGCAAGGACAGCTGGACCGATGTCAGCCCGCGCTTCGTGATCGACTACGCGCTCAATGACAACACCATGGTGTTCGGCTCGCTGGCCAAGGGCTACAAGGCCGGCGGCTTCAACAGCGTGCAGCCGCTGTCGGAGTTCGACAACGAAGACGTCTGGAACGCCGAGTTCGGCATCAAGACCGTATTCCCGGAACAGAAGCTCTCGCTTAACGCCTCCACCTACTACTACCTGTACCAGGATCGCCAGGCCATCAGCCTGGACTTGAACACCGCCGGCAGCGGCGTGCCGCGCTACATCACCGACACCAGCGACATGGAAGCCTGGGGCGTGGACGTGGACCTGCAGTGGCGACCCATCCAGGGCCTGGATCTGACCCTGGGCGCGGCGTTCATCGACGCCACCTACAAGAACGGTGACAGCAACGGCCGCGATCTGAGCGGGGATCCCACCGGTGAACCCTATCTGTCGGCCACCGCCGGCGTGGGCTACACCTGGCTGATCAACGACGGCGGCGACGTGCGGTTCTCGTTGCAGCATGCTTACCGCGGCGAGTCGCGCTGCAATTCCGATTCCGGCGTGCAGGGCGACTGCAACCGCTACCCGGCCTTCAGCGTGGGCGAGGCGCAGCACCGCACCGACGTGCGCGTGCAGTGGACTGCGCAGAGCGGCCATTGGGGCATGGGCCTGTACGGCAACAACGTGTTCGACGAGCGTTACGTGGTGGGCATCAACAACATCTCCGCGTCCGTGCTGGGCACACCTTTCGCCACCATCTCCGCCCCGCGCGAAATTGGTGTCGAACTCAACGCGAAGTTCTGA
- a CDS encoding SO2930 family diheme c-type cytochrome: MRKVRTVAMLIVAALLAGCGGPAPVKFIADGQPAKLSDWHVLRIEDGKLRLNEGVSPYDLNTPLFSDYAHKLRTIWMPKGASAKYSADAAFDFPVGTIISKTFYYPLPAGQGWDGKSVARTSPAASVMEQESLDLSKVRLIETRLLVRRENGWVAMPYVWNADQSEAELKRTGDLISLELVDADGQREQASYQVPDQNQCAGCHMTDNRSRQLSPIGPKARHLNRDLDYVGGRENQIAHLSRIGYLQGAPAPAQAPRAADWQDEAHASLDARARAYLDVNCGHCHSPKGPAITSGLWLDAHTQDRLKLGFCKQPIAAGKGTGNRRHDIEPGKPDESILSFRMDSADPAVMMPELGRSVIHREGVALINAWIREQQGSCDGEAPGGAIAAAR, translated from the coding sequence ATGCGGAAAGTCAGAACCGTGGCGATGCTGATCGTCGCCGCGTTGCTCGCAGGGTGCGGTGGCCCCGCACCCGTGAAGTTCATCGCCGATGGCCAGCCGGCCAAGCTCAGCGACTGGCACGTGCTGCGCATTGAAGACGGCAAGCTGCGCTTGAACGAAGGCGTATCGCCCTACGATCTCAACACGCCCTTGTTCAGCGACTACGCGCACAAGCTGCGCACGATCTGGATGCCCAAGGGCGCATCGGCCAAGTATTCGGCCGATGCTGCCTTCGACTTCCCGGTCGGCACCATCATCAGCAAGACCTTCTACTACCCGCTGCCGGCAGGGCAGGGCTGGGATGGCAAGTCGGTCGCACGCACCTCGCCCGCCGCCAGCGTGATGGAGCAGGAATCGCTGGACCTGTCCAAGGTGCGGCTGATCGAAACGCGCCTGCTGGTCCGTCGCGAGAACGGCTGGGTCGCGATGCCGTATGTCTGGAACGCCGATCAGAGCGAAGCCGAACTCAAGCGCACCGGTGATTTGATCAGCCTGGAGCTGGTGGACGCCGATGGCCAGCGCGAGCAAGCGTCGTACCAGGTGCCGGATCAGAACCAGTGCGCCGGTTGCCACATGACCGACAACCGCTCGCGCCAGCTGTCGCCGATCGGTCCCAAGGCGCGCCACCTCAATCGCGATCTCGACTATGTCGGCGGACGCGAGAACCAGATCGCGCACCTGAGCCGCATCGGCTACCTGCAGGGCGCTCCCGCGCCGGCGCAGGCGCCGCGCGCGGCCGACTGGCAGGACGAAGCACACGCCAGCCTGGACGCCCGCGCGCGTGCCTACCTGGACGTGAACTGCGGTCATTGCCATAGCCCCAAGGGGCCGGCGATCACCTCGGGCCTGTGGCTGGATGCGCACACGCAGGATCGCCTCAAGTTGGGCTTCTGCAAGCAACCGATCGCCGCCGGCAAGGGCACCGGCAACCGCCGCCACGATATCGAGCCTGGCAAGCCGGATGAATCCATCCTCAGCTTCCGCATGGACAGCGCCGATCCGGCGGTGATGATGCCGGAGCTGGGACGTTCGGTGATCCATCGCGAAGGCGTGGCCCTGATCAATGCCTGGATACGCGAACAACAAGGCAGCTGTGACGGCGAGGCGCCAGGCGGCGCCATTGCCGCCGCACGCTGA